The uncultured Ilyobacter sp. nucleotide sequence TAGCATTATCGTGGCATATTGCAAACCCCAGCCTTATTCCAGGAATAGCAAAAAACTTAGTCAGAGCCCTTACCACAAAAATATTCGGGTCTTTTAGGTGAGCTATGCTCTCACTATAATTCCCCTCTACAAATTCTATAAAGGCTTCATCTACCATAAGTCTTGTCCCAGACTCTCTAGCAATTGCTGCGATCTCTTCCATCTCTGATCTCGTCATAAAACGGCCAGTTGGATTGTTTGGATTGCATATCACCAGAAGGTCATAGCCTTTGTTCAGATCCTCTCGGAGTCTGACTTTGTCTAATATAAAATCCTCATTTTCTTTAAGCTGGAAGTGGTCTACCTGGCAGGAGGTCTGCATCAGAGCCCTTTCATATTCTACAAAGGTAGGATTGACAACAAGTGCTTTTTTAGGATTGAGCATTTTCATGTACAAAAATATAATCTCAGTGGCTCCATTTCCGACTAGTATATTGCCAGGAGCCATACCATTGTGTTTTGCCAAGATTTCTCTCAGTTCCACATATTCTGGATCGGGATATTTTTCAAAAATATGAAAATTTTCCCCAACCGATTTTTTCAGACTTTCAGGAAGTCCGAAGGGATTGATATTAGCACTATAGTCCAGTATCTTTTCTATTCCCTTTTCCCTTGCAAGTTTATAGATGTTTCCTCCGTGCAGTTCCATCCTACCACTCCTATACTATGAAAAATCCATGAACTCCCCAGATAATCCCCATGAAAAAGATCATCCCTATAATGGAAGCTCCGTACATCATCTTTATATTTTTTCTTATATCTTCTATGTCAAAGTCTTTGACTTTATCACCAATTGTTGGTTTTTCGTGACTCTTTCCAAAATAACTGGTAACTCCTCCAAACTGTATCCCTATGGCACCTGCCACAGCAGATTCAGGATGACCTGCATTTGGACTTGCATGCCTTAGCCTGTCTCTAAAGTAGATTCTAAAAGATGATTTGTAATCAAGCCCTAAAATCATAGCCGACAAAGGATAAAATATCATACCTGTTATTCTTGCAGGGATTAAATTCACCCAATCATCCAGCCTTGCTGAAAACCATCCAAAATCGCTGTATCTTTCATTTTTATATCCCACCATTGAATCAAGGGTATTTACACCTTTATAAGTCATACCAAAAGCCAGAGCTGCCCCTGGATTTCCAGGTAAAACCAAGGCCCCAACCATCATATAAAACATAGGTGCAATTATTCCGTCCACTGTATTTTCTGATATTGTCTCCATCACACTTCTAATTATGTTTCTCTCGTCCATGCTTCCAGTATCTCTGCTGACAAGATATGACAGTTCTTTCTTTGCTCGTTCCATATCCTTAGCTTTCAGTATGTTATATACCTTCATTCCCTCTTTTGCCAGACATCTCGTTGCAAAAATTGTATAGAGAAAATATATTTCTAAAATCTGAAACATCCCCAGGGTATAGCTTATCATAAAGGTAATTGAAAGTACCATAATAGTCAGTACTGCCCCTGAGAATCTTTTGTTTTTAAATCTATATAAAATGTTTTCAAATTTTTCAATAAGTTTTCCAATAAACTGCACCGGATGAGGCATCCAGTAGGGGTCTCCTGCTATGAGATCTATCATATAAGCGATCCCTATTTTAGCAATCACATTCAACATTCTCACCCTCTAATATCTTGTATAATTTTTCCATATCTAGATTTTCTCTTACAATATCAGCTAGCTTGTCAAACTCCCTCTCTTTAAACTCCTGAAAGTTTATAGAGTCTTTTATCTCATCAAGTCCCTTACTTTTCCTTATGTTGTTGAGAAATTTTCTTGTAAAATCACTGTTATCAAAGATTCCATGGATATATGTTCCTATTATGTTGTCCTTAAAGGCTCCGTTTATACATCTGTTCCCCTGTAAAAATACGTTGCCCTCATTTCCGTTGGTAATCCCCTGATGTATTTCATACCCTTTCACAGTCATTCCCTTTGTTCCCTCTAGATATCCTCCGTCTACAACTACTTCTCCCTCATACTGTACAGTCCTCTTGTCTGTCTTCATGACTGTCTCCATATCTAGAAGTCCTATTCCTGGGATTTCTAAAAGAGAGCTCTCTATCTTATCAGGGTCTGAAATTTTCTGACCTAACATCTGATATCCCCCACAGATTCCAAATATTATTGTTCCTTTTTTTGCAAGTCTCACTATCTTTTCGGCTATACCCTTGTCTTTGATCTCTTTCAAGTCATCGATGGTGCTCTTTGATCCTGGGATAATAATAATATCTTCATTTCCTAGCTCTTCAGCCTTTGTAACATATTTTACCGACACATCATCATAGACACTTAGTGCATCCAAATCTGTAAAGTTAGACATGTGGTTTATCCTAATTACTGAGACTCTGATATCCTTGTCACCGCTATATTTTTTAAATCTCTCTGTTACCGAATCCTCATCCTCTATATCCAATTCTGAATAAGGAAGGACACCGATAATAGGTTTATTTATCATTTTTTCCAGCTGTCTGATGCCTGGTTTCAGTATCCCCACATCACCTCGGAATTTATTTATGATTACACCCTTTACTCTCTCCCTTTCATGTTCCTCAAGGAGCATAAGTGTTCCTAGTATAGAGGCAAATACCCCTCCTCTATCTATGTCAGATACTAATATTACAGGTGAATCAGCAATTTCCGCCATCCCCATGTTTACAATGTCTCCCTCTTTGAGATTTATCTCAGCGGTACTTCCTGCCCCTTCGATTATAGATACATCGTAATTTTCTCTGATTGAACTGTATATTTTTATCAGTTCATCTTTCAGGCTAGGTTTAAACTTATGATACTCTCTTGCAGTCATATTTTTTAAAGCCTTACCGTTCAAGATTACCTGTGATTTTCTATCTGTCGTTGGTTTTAATAATATCGGGTTCATAAAAGCTTCAGGTTTTATCCCACAGGCCTCTGCCTGGACTACCTGAGCTCTACCCATCTCCTTACCATCTTCTGTGATAAAAGAGTTTAAAGCCATGTTTTGTGATTTAAAAGGACATACCGAATATCCGTCCTTATAGAGAATTCTGCATAATGCTGTTGTAACAAGACTTTTTCCCACAGAGGATGCAGTCCCTTGTACCATAATATTTTTATGCTTCTTCATATTCCATCACCTTTTTTATTATTTGGTCTATATCACCAGTTTTCCATGGATAGTTTATTTCAGGTCTTGATAAAATGACAGGTTTTACACCGCAATCGGCTGCTGCCTCTATCTTTTCTAGTTCTCCCCCTGTAGCTCCGCTTTCCTTTGTAACCACATAATTTATCTCATAATTTTTATAAATAGCTTTGTTGAAATCCTTTGAAAATGGCCCTTGTACTGCTATTATCTGCTTTGGTAGTATACCAGCTTTTTCTGCCTTTTCAAGAGACGCTTTTACAGGAAGTATTCTAAAGTAGATATTTTCCAGATTACACATACCTTTAAAATAATTCAGATTGTTGCTTCCAAGAGTTACCAGAATATTCCCTTTTAGACTTTTCAAGTACTTAGTCAGTTCGTACATAGAACTGAATTTTACTCCCTCTTCATAGGTCAGCATCTCTCTTTCAAATCTAATGTAATCGATTCCTTCAGCCTTAGAAGCCTCTATAGCATTTTGAGATACGTTTATCGCATAGGGGTGGCTGGCGTCAAGCACCAGATCCACCCTTTTTGACCTTATAAATTCACGCATCTCACCTTGATCCATAGGTTCAGATACCACATTAAGTCCTTTTAATAATTTTTTCCCGTATTCAGTGGCTGTAGATACTATTATCCCACTGTTACCAAGCCTATCTATAATATTCCTAGAATCTTTGGTACCCCCTATAATCCAGATCATAGCCTATACCTTATATCCCCTAGGAGTTATCATTTTCCCGCCTTTTATGAAAGTCTTAGAGTTTCCTACGATAACCGTTGTAAACATATTTATCTCGTGCTCCAACATATTTTCAAGGGTAGTTAGTTCATACTCCTGACCCTCTCTTCCAGTGTTTCTAACAATAGCCACCGGAGTATCCTTTTTCTTGTATTTCATCATGATCTCCCATGCTTCGACTATCTGAGTCTGTCTTCCGAAGCTTTTAGGATTATAATAAGAGATTATGAAGTCACCTTCTGAGGCAAGCTTTACCCTCTTTGTAATAAGGTCCCAGTCAGTAAGAAGGTCACTCAAACTTATAGTAGCGTGATCGTGCATTACAGGTGCTCCTACCACAGATGCCGAGGCATTTGCAGATGTTACTCCAGGTACTATTTCTACCTCTATACCGCTGTCAGCAGCCACTTCTAGCATTATCCCTGCCATACCATAGACCCCTGCATCTCCAGAGCTTATAAGAGCCACAGTTTTCCCATCCTTTGCAAACTTAAGAGTTTCCTGGCATCTTTCTATCTCTTTTTTCATTGCAGACCTAAATGTCTCCTTACCTACAAACAAATCTTCTACAAGATTTATATATGTTTTATGTCCCACGATTATGTCTGAATCTTCCATAGCCTTATAAGCTCTGAAAGTCATATTATCTTTGTTTCCAGGACCTATACCGATTACGTATATTTTACCCATCTTTTCTTATCTCCTCTTCATATAATGATACTGTTATCCCATCATGTCTCATTTTTTCAGTTACAAACTTTCCTTTAGATTCCGAGGCAAGGAAAGCACATGGAGCAGACACTGACTTGACCCCTATACTCTTTTTTACAAAATCCGATCCTTCGAAATCATCCTCAATTGGAATTATCTTTTCTCTAGGGAACACAGCTAGTTCTTTGTCATAATGTTTAACCGTTTCCAAGAGCCCTACCTCGTCTCCCTTCAAATCCACAGTTGCAAATATTCTTATGCTGTTTATGTGAAGGTTGGCCTCATCCATGGCCTTTTCCACAGCGTCTATAATATTTTCTTTAGATGTCCCCCGTCTGCACCCTATTCCCACCACGATGTTTTGTGGTATTATCTGACTCACTTTTATCTCTTTTCTGTTAGAGAGGACTATCACTCCTGCAGGATTATCTTCTGAGGTTGATACATTAGTGGGAAGCCTTAAGTTTACTTTCTCTCCCCCTACAATGAGAGAGGTTACCTCTTTGGCCTTTTCCAGACTGTCCATCTTCCCCTTTATAGCCATGGCTATGGTATCTACAGCTGTACTTCCTGACACGTCAGAGGCTGTTGAGATGACAGGTACAGCCCCTATGATATCTGCTATCCTCTGGCAGGCTGAGTTTGCACCCCCTAGATGTCCCGAGAGAAGAGAAGTCACGAAATTCCCCTCCTCATCCATGACAAGCACTCCAGGGTCGAGGTCCTTGCTCTTTATAAGAGGTGCTATTGTTCTAACCACTATACCGCTGGCCATAATGAAAAGTAGTGTCTTATACTCTGAAAAAATTTTAACAACTCCCTTTCTGAATCCCTCTTCAAGTGGAATAGTCTTATCTACAGAGTATTTAGGAAGAGTATAGACATCACAATCGATTTCCTTTGAAACTTCTATGGCTTTTTTCACAGCTTTTTCAGTGACACTAATTACAGCCCATTTCATAAGTCCAACCCCTAAATATATTTAGCTCCAAGAGCTTAAGATCTTTTTGTTCCAATCACATGAATAAAATATTTCATCTCATTCCTTAATTAATTTATTCCAGACTTTTATTCGATTAAATTCGTGACTACTATTTTTATCTTTTTCTTTCATTGTTTTAAATGCAAATCTAAACGTTATTTATTTCTGGTCTATTCCAACTCTGTATTCATGGGTAAAGTGTTTGTCGTAAAGTTTAGACTTTGAATACTCGTCTCCCATGAATCTTCCCACTAGTATCTGGGCAGTCTTTGTGATATTTGCTTCGGCTACTTTTTCAGCTATATTTTCAAGTGTTCCCTCTACAATCTTCTGGTCTTCCCATGTTGCCCTTTGAACAACTGCTATCGGTGTATCCTTTTCATAATGTGTGAGAAGCTGATTCACAACTTTATCTATCATCTGCACCGACAAGAATATTGCCATTGAAGTTTTGTGAGATGCAAGGAGTTCTAGCTTCTCTAACTCAGGAACTGGAGTTCTTCCTTCCATTCTTGTACAGATCACTGTCTGAGCAACATCTGGAAGTGTAAATTCCTTTTTTATAGCTGCTGCAGATGCCAAGAACGAGCTCACACCAGGTATTACTTCAAAATCTATATTGTGAGCTGCCAAAATATCCATCTGCTCTCTATGTGCACCGTATATTGCCGGATCTCCAGTATGTACTCTAGCTACCATCTTCCCATTTTTTACAGCTTTTATAGTTACTTCCATTACCTCATCGAGGTTCATTCCGGCACTGTTGTATATCTCGGCTCCCTCTTTATGACACTCTATTACCTGTCTTGGCACAAGAGAACCTGCATAAATTATCACATCTGCTTCAGAAACAAGTCTTTGTCCTTTTACCGTTATTAATTCCGGGTCCCCAGGACCAGCTCCTATGAAGTAAACCTTTTCCATTTTTCAATCCCACCTTTTTTTAATATCATTGTAGAGAAATAAGATATATCATCTTTTTCTATATTTTCTAAGTCATATATTATCTGCTCGTCTTCTTTACCACAGTTTGAAATTAATATTACATTGTTCATGTTTCCTGTTTCTCTAAGAGCATCCTTTAATCTTTCGAGATTTCTTACAACCTTCATAAAGATGATGTTATCTGAGCTGTCTATCTCTTTTATTATGTCCGTCTCTTTAGCAAGACCTACTACCTTCATAGACTCGTCTCCCATTACAAGCGGTACATTTACTCTGGCTGTTATCGATGCAAAAGAAGTTATTCCTGGTACAGTTTCTACCTCTACTCCCTCTTTAAGCAATTCCATTATGTACACAAAAGTGCTGTAAGTCATAGGATCTCCGATTGTCAAAAACCCTACATTTTTACCTGCCTCAAGAAGTTCATTTACTATCACTGCATTCCTTTTGTGGTCTTCCCTTCTCTCTTCCCAGCTATCCTGCATTTTAAAAGAAATTGCTACTTTTTCCACATTTTCTTTCATATATTCTTTTGCGATAGTATAAGCTGTACTTTCCCCTATATTTTTTGCCTCAGGAAGGATTACCACATCCAATTCCTTTATTTTTCTGATAGCTTTTAGCGTTATCAGTTCAGGATCTCCTACCCCTACACCGATTCCATAAAGTTTTGACATTTTTACTCTCCTCTTTTAGCAGTTATTATATAGATAGGATTTTCACCCATCATCATATTCATTGTTCCTACTTTCCTGTTTCTCGCCACAGTCATAGACACCACCTCTATATCGGCAAAACCATTTGCCTTCAGGGTATCCACGGCCCTTGATAGGGTTTCTAGCACTATGGCATTTATCACTATTACCCCGTCCTCTGCAGAATGTTTCATAAAATGATCAACTATGGTATCAAGATTACCCTTGCTTCCTCCTACAAACATCCTGTGGTATTTTACATCTGGGATATTCTCAGGAGCTAATCCGTCTATTAATTTGTAATTTTCAAGTTGAAATTTTTCTATATTCTTTTTGATTATATCTATCCCGTCAGGATTGACCTCTATACCGTATACTCTCCCTTTAGAGAGATAACCGGCGGCCTCTATACCTACAGAGCCTGTCCCTGCCCCTACATCTACAAGAATGTGATGAGGTTCTAGCTGAAGCTTAGCCACCGATACAGCCCTAACTTCCTCTTTGGTCATAGGCACACTGCCTCTTATGAATTCCTTGTCTCTTATATGCCTCACGATTCCTCACCTTTTATTATTACGACGTTGAGATCAAATTTTTTCTGAATGCTTTTTATCTCTTCTGCTTTTCCAACTGTTATACACTCATCAGAATAGGATAGGTTCTCTCCCACATAGACAGTTGCCTCTATACCGGCTTCCCAGACTTTTCTTGAGATCTCCTGAGGTGTATTGATATCATCAGTGAGGAGTCCCACCTTTCCTGACGTTTTCAGAGCCTCTATATAGTCAAACTCCCTTCCATGGACACTCTTTATCACTGCATCATGCCACTGTTCACCAATTTTAGCGAAAAAATACTGCATAGATGATATCCCGGGCACCACATCTAGTTCTGACATCTCAAAATTTTTCCTAAGATATCCTAGCATACTGTAAAACCCTGTATCTCCAGAAAGAACCACTGCAATTTTTTTCTCACTCATCTTATCTTTCATCGATTGAACAAGTTCTTTCAGGTGTCTGTCTATATAGGCTATCTCCTTCCCTGCCGTCAAATCTGAGATGCCCTCTATATTTCTTTTTCCTCCGACTACCAGGTCTGAACTTTTTATTCTTTTTTCTACCTCTGGGAGTATATAATCTCTGTTTCCAGGTCCCAGTCCCAGCACATCTATTTTCATACTGTTTCCAGCTCCTTGATTACTCTGTTAAAATTACGGCTTCTTCCCAGCTCCCCTTTTTCAAAAGAAAATAAGAGACTGGCAAACTCTATATCTTTAGCCTTGTGGCTGCATTTTTCAACTATTCTTTCACACATGATCTCGTATGTCTTTTTATTAGTTACATATTCCACAGCCTCATCTGTTGTATTTGAATCTGCTATTTTTAGAAGTGTTTCATAGTCTTCCCCTGCAAGCAAGGCACATGTGGTGAATATCTCCATTTTAGCATCACTGACCTTACTGTGAGTATGAAATATACCTCCTGCAAGCTTTACCATTTTCCCTATATGGCCCAATAAGATAACTCTTTCAAATTTCCTGTGAGCCGCCTGTTCTATCATAAAACCTGCGAAGTTACTTATTACAAACACATCTTCAATTGGAATGTCCAGGTTTTCTTTTATAAATCTCTTTCCGTAATTTCCAAAGGTAAATACAACTGTGTTTTTCTTACGTTCCTCTTTATGAAAACCAAGCTCTACAGTGAGAGAGCTCTTGTATGCCTCTTCTGACATTGGCTTTACTATTCCGCTGCTTCCTAGTACAGATATCCCGCCCATTATTCCGAGCTTGGGGTTAAATGTCATAAGAGCCTTTTCCTGTCCCTCGGGAATAAATATCTCAAGCCTCACTTTTTCACCTTCTGGAAGCACCCTCTGAACTTCCTTAAAAATCATACTTCTTGGTCCCTCGTTTATTGCAGGTTTTCCAGGAGGAACCTGAAGACCTTTTTTTGTAACCTTCCCTACTCCCTCACCACCGGTGAGCTCTACGGTTTTATCCTCGTTATAAAAACAATCTTCTTTCTCTCTATCAAGATTAGAAACCTTTTCTGCCGATACAAATATTAAAATCCCGTGAGTCACATCAGGGTCATCTCCAGCATCCTTTCGTATTGCACACACTGCCCTGTCTCTGTCAAGCTCTGTCTCTGTTATCTGCAGGTCAAGTTCCCAGCCAAAGGGTGTATCTACCTTTACAGATTCTTTGAATTTTCCTGTAAAAAGAGCTTCTACAGCTCCCTTAGCAGCAGCAGTTGCACAGCTTCCTGTGGTGTAGCCATAACGGAGTTTTTTACCGTCCTGGTAGATAAATTTATCCATATGAACAAAATTTTCCATTAGAAATCCTTTCTGTCGTACATCTGGTAAAGTATCCCATGAAGTGCTGCCACTGCAACGGTACTTCCGCCCTTTCTTCCCCTTGTGATTATATATGGTATATCCTTCATCTCTTTTAAGGCCTCTTTAGATTCAGCAGCACCTACAAAACCTACAGGAACACCGATAACCAAGGCAGGTTTTTCTACCTCTCCTTTTTCTACAAGCTCTTTTAGAGTAAAAAGTGCCGTAGGAGCGTTTCCTATCAGATATATTTTAGTCTCTGGATCCTTTGCAGCCTTTTCCATACCCACCATTGATCTAGTTACTCCTCTTTCTTTTGCTACTTTTGCAACCTCAGGATCAGAAACCATAGAGTATGGCACACATCCGAATCTCTCAAGATTTTTTTTAGACAGTCCATTTACTATCATACTAGTATCACAATATATTTTCGATCCGCTCTTTAAAGCTTCCATAGCTTTTTCTATTACACCTTCTGAAAATTCAGTTATATCGGCATATTCAAAGTCTGCTGTAGTGTGTACCAGTCTTTTTATAACAGGAGCTTGCTCTTCAGTAAAAAGCTTATTCTTCTCTCCGAGCTCTTCTGTTATTATCTCAAAACTTCTTTTTTCAATATCCATAGGTACTTTTATGTATTTCATTATCTTCTCCCTTTTTCAAAAAGTTTTTTAAAAAATTCTATGTTTCCCCAGAAGTGTACATGAGGGTACCCTGCCAGGAGATTTTTCTTGGTAAATCCACACTGCCACTTTCTTCCATTTTCCTTGGATATGTCAAAGTAACAATTTTCATCTCCCACCCTTGATATATCTGAATAGTGGAATTCGTGGGCTCTGCCCTTGAGACCATCAGCAGTCTCAAAATTTATATATCCAAACCTTCTTATGTTAAGTCGGTTTTTCATCTCTACCTCTACATCTATTAGCCCGCACATTTCGTGATAGACCCCTTCTTTGTCCTTTATCCCCTTGGAGAGATACATAAATCCGCCGCATTCTCCATAAATAGGAATATTATTTTCATAGGCATTTCTTATGGATTCCTGTGTTATTTTGTTATTTTTGAGAATCTTTCCAAAATTTTCAGGATATCCTCCCCCTAGATAAACAAATTCGCTGTTTTCTGGAATCTTTTCGTTATTGAGAGGGCTAAATCCCGTTATCTCCATCCCTGCATACTCCATTAACTCTATATTGGATTTATAATAAAAGGAAAATGCAGTATCTCTTGCTATTGCAACTTTGAGACCTTTAAACATATCTTTAATTTTATCTAAATCATAACTGCTTTCTATAACCTCATCAGTTTCTGCTGCTTCTAATATTCCCTCTAAATCTAGATACTTCTCTGCCATCTCCTTCAGAACTTCAAGTTTTTTCTTGAGATCCTCTATCTCCTCTGCCTGTCTGAGACCTAGGTGACGACTTCCCAGTTCCACCTCAGGGTTTGGAGGAAAATAACCAAAACATTTTATTCCTGTGTGTCTTTCGATACCTTCTTTCAATAGTTCATATAACCTCTCACTAGACACGTTGTTTAGTATAACCCCACCTATTTTCACTCTCGGGTCCAGAAGTTTGTAGCCTAGTACCTTTGCTGCCACACTTGTTGATGCACCCTTAGCATCTACCACCAGCATAACTGGGGTCTTTAAAAGTCTCGCCATGTGTGCACTGCTTCCGTTGTCTAGGTCATGATTTTTACCGTCATAGAGTCCCATGACACCTTCTACTATGGCAATATTTCCTTTGCTGCTTCCATCTATAAATATTTTTTTTACTGCTTCCTCTCCGCATATGAATATATCCAGATTATAAGATGGGTTTTCTGTTACAAATTCATGAAATCTTGGGTCAATATAATCCGGTCCTACCTTAAATGGTGTTACTTTATCTAAAGCGGCCATTATAGCCGTGCTTATGGTTGTCTTTCCAACTCCCGAATTGGTTCCTGCTATCAGTAATCTCTTCATAGAATATCCTCCAATAAAAAAACCTTCCTCAAGCAAGGAAGGTTAGGAATATCTCAGTCTGATCAGAATATTTTTCTGCCTCAAATCAAGCTATGCCCCCCTGTCCTCGCAGGTTAGTACATTTCTAAGATTAAGGCAGGTCTCCTGGCTTAGCTTCATCCTATAAGGTACACCCTTCCCAGAAAATATTTTCCAGTGGCAAACATACCTTAGTCAGCTTTACAGTGGCGGGACCGCGAGAGATTTTCACTCCTCTTCCCTTTTAATTCGAATTCATTCGAAACCCCAATCGTTTTATACATTATATTACAAGTCCATTATAAATCTTTTTGTATTATTTTTCAACAACTATTTAATATTTATGCTAGTTTTACTTGAAAATTTACTATATTAAAATTCAGTTTTTTTCTTTCACTAAGATTATACTTTATTATAGAAAAAGAAAACCACCTGCTCTGCAGGTGGACCCAAAATGCCGGAAGGCTATGCGTATGAAATAGAAAACCTCCTTTGATATAATCAACTTAGGTTTGCCGACCAGTTGAGATACAAAAGGAGGTTTAAATGGATAGTAATAGTTTAGCACACACAAGATGGAATTGTAAATATCACATAGTCTTTGCACCTAAGTACAGGAGAAAAGTAATCTATGGAAAGATAAAGCAAGATATTGGGCAAATACTTAGAAAACTTTGCGAGAATAAAAAAGTAGAGATACACGAAGCAAGTGCATGTAAAGATCACATACATATGCTTGTGAGCATACCGCCTAAATTGAGTGTATCTAGTTTCATGGGGTATTTAAAAGGAAAAAGTTCATTAATGATATTTGATCGACATGCAAATCTAAAATATAAGTATGGAAACAGGCACTTTTGGTGCCGCGGATACTATGTAGATACAGTAGGTCGTAACAGGAAAAGGATCGAAGATTATATTAGAAATCAGTTGCAAGAAGATATTGCAGAAGATCAATTAACATTGAAAGAATATATTGATCCTTTTACTGGAGGTAAAGTAAAAAAGAGCTAGAAACAAAGAGCTACTTGAGTAGCTAAATGAAATATTACGCGGTTGGCAAACCGTTCAGAAGGGCTTCAGCCCAATGCTGGAAAAGCGCCCTTCTAGGGCATGAGCAAACTACCACTTGAAGTGGTAGTTTTGATTATTTTGATTTTTGTTTATTTTATTTCAAAATAAATTTAATATTAAAAAATTATAGGACTTATTGTTTGGTGGTTTAATTTTAAAAAATTTTTTAAACTTTTTATAGATCTTAAACGACTAAATATTGTGAAGTGTTAAATCGAGAATATGTATTCGACAATTCTCAATTTCATAATTTTCTCCCTCATTTAAAAAACAGACCAAGCCGTGAAAAGCTTGGTCTGTTTTTTATTTTTTAATAATCAACCTCAAAATAACCTTGTAAAATCAAAATAAACTTCTTACCCCAATAAATATAAGTATAAATCCCCCTGCAAGGTTAACTGGATAATTAACAAAATAATTTGTTTTATGCCCCAAATAAATCCCCAGTAGAGAAGCTAAAGAAGTAAATATACCTATCATAGCGGTAATAATAAAAATTTCAAAATTTAATTTTAAAGATACAGAGGCTCCAATTATCAAGGCATCTATGCTCGTTGCAAAACTGAGCAAAATAAGATTAAACTCAGACTTGGTTTCTAATGTTTCTTTATTTTTGTAGTTTCTGTAAGATTCAAGTATCATCCTTACACCCAAAAATACAAGAATGAAAAAAAACATGAAATGAATAAAAACACTGGTCTTTCCAACAAATAAAAGTCTTGCTTTAAAACCTATAATGAACATTATAATTTGAAAAACTCCAAATACAGTAATAGTTTTAAAAATATCTGTAAACTTTAATTTTTCAATGGTAAATCCCTTTGTTAACGAGGCTGTAAAAACATCTAGAGTAAGGCTTATAAATATAAAGGGTAAATAAATTAATTTCATAAAACCTTCCTCCTTTGAAAAGATATATTTTCTTGATCTAAAAAACTTCAATCTTAAAATTAAGCGATTTTTCTATCAAAAAACCTCTCAGTAAGAGTAGCATCCCACCTTAACCAAGAGGTTTGAAAATATTTTTATGAATACCATTTAATATACCGTTTATTTTTTAATCCACAGCCAACTCATTGGCCTCCTCCTCGTCTTCAACGGGGATGTTGGCTCCTATCATTTTGTCATAAATGACAGTACCACCCAAGGCTCCGCATATAGGGCCTAAAATAGGAACCCAGAAATAAGGATTTGAAAGTCCACCTGTTAATGCTACAT carries:
- the cobD gene encoding threonine-phosphate decarboxylase CobD, which translates into the protein MELHGGNIYKLAREKGIEKILDYSANINPFGLPESLKKSVGENFHIFEKYPDPEYVELREILAKHNGMAPGNILVGNGATEIIFLYMKMLNPKKALVVNPTFVEYERALMQTSCQVDHFQLKENEDFILDKVRLREDLNKGYDLLVICNPNNPTGRFMTRSEMEEIAAIARESGTRLMVDEAFIEFVEGNYSESIAHLKDPNIFVVRALTKFFAIPGIRLGFAICHDNAIINRIQGEREPWTVNALAELTAKVVLEDREYIEKSENWIQKEKKWMYEELAKGSKIKTYKTDTNFILVRLTGNSDSKKLREKLIEDGILIRDCSNFPFLDENYIRLAIKDHDSNQYVVERVVARTNENG
- the cbiB gene encoding adenosylcobinamide-phosphate synthase CbiB, with protein sequence MLNVIAKIGIAYMIDLIAGDPYWMPHPVQFIGKLIEKFENILYRFKNKRFSGAVLTIMVLSITFMISYTLGMFQILEIYFLYTIFATRCLAKEGMKVYNILKAKDMERAKKELSYLVSRDTGSMDERNIIRSVMETISENTVDGIIAPMFYMMVGALVLPGNPGAALAFGMTYKGVNTLDSMVGYKNERYSDFGWFSARLDDWVNLIPARITGMIFYPLSAMILGLDYKSSFRIYFRDRLRHASPNAGHPESAVAGAIGIQFGGVTSYFGKSHEKPTIGDKVKDFDIEDIRKNIKMMYGASIIGMIFFMGIIWGVHGFFIV
- a CDS encoding cobyric acid synthase; its protein translation is MKKHKNIMVQGTASSVGKSLVTTALCRILYKDGYSVCPFKSQNMALNSFITEDGKEMGRAQVVQAEACGIKPEAFMNPILLKPTTDRKSQVILNGKALKNMTAREYHKFKPSLKDELIKIYSSIRENYDVSIIEGAGSTAEINLKEGDIVNMGMAEIADSPVILVSDIDRGGVFASILGTLMLLEEHERERVKGVIINKFRGDVGILKPGIRQLEKMINKPIIGVLPYSELDIEDEDSVTERFKKYSGDKDIRVSVIRINHMSNFTDLDALSVYDDVSVKYVTKAEELGNEDIIIIPGSKSTIDDLKEIKDKGIAEKIVRLAKKGTIIFGICGGYQMLGQKISDPDKIESSLLEIPGIGLLDMETVMKTDKRTVQYEGEVVVDGGYLEGTKGMTVKGYEIHQGITNGNEGNVFLQGNRCINGAFKDNIIGTYIHGIFDNSDFTRKFLNNIRKSKGLDEIKDSINFQEFKEREFDKLADIVRENLDMEKLYKILEGENVECDC
- the cobK gene encoding precorrin-6A reductase, translating into MIWIIGGTKDSRNIIDRLGNSGIIVSTATEYGKKLLKGLNVVSEPMDQGEMREFIRSKRVDLVLDASHPYAINVSQNAIEASKAEGIDYIRFEREMLTYEEGVKFSSMYELTKYLKSLKGNILVTLGSNNLNYFKGMCNLENIYFRILPVKASLEKAEKAGILPKQIIAVQGPFSKDFNKAIYKNYEINYVVTKESGATGGELEKIEAAADCGVKPVILSRPEINYPWKTGDIDQIIKKVMEYEEA
- the cobJ gene encoding precorrin-3B C(17)-methyltransferase → MGKIYVIGIGPGNKDNMTFRAYKAMEDSDIIVGHKTYINLVEDLFVGKETFRSAMKKEIERCQETLKFAKDGKTVALISSGDAGVYGMAGIMLEVAADSGIEVEIVPGVTSANASASVVGAPVMHDHATISLSDLLTDWDLITKRVKLASEGDFIISYYNPKSFGRQTQIVEAWEIMMKYKKKDTPVAIVRNTGREGQEYELTTLENMLEHEINMFTTVIVGNSKTFIKGGKMITPRGYKV